GTGGGAGAGGGGCCGGGGGTGAGGGGGACGCATGACGCATGACGCATCTCGCCTCACGGTGCCTGGTCGTGAGTCGCCACGCCAGAGGTGTCGGTCTTGGCGGGAGGTGTCGGCCGCGTGCGCGCCGCGCTGGTGAGGAACAGCAGCGCGGTGCCCGGCTCGACTGGGGTGTTGGGTGGCGGGGCCAGTGAGGGGGTGCCGTCCGGCTGCATGATCCCGGCGAGCACCGCACCGTGCTGCAGGGCGCGCCGGTAGAGCGCATCGAACCGCGCGGGAGTCCCCGTGTCAGGCAGGCGGACCGTCCGAAGGGTCGTCCGGTAGGGATCCAACAGCGCGGCCAGCACCGGCGTGATGTCGGTGCGCAGCAGTGTCCAGGCGAGCGTGCCCCCGACCATCTCGGCGGCACCGGGGAGGTTTGCTCCGCCCGCATCCTGTGCCAGAAGATCCGCATAGGTACTGGAGTAGGCGACGGCCAGCACCGGGACCGCGCCCTGGACGACCTGCTGGGTCGCCAGGTAGCTGAAGACGGCGGCCGCATCCGGCGCGCGTGGATGCTCCACCACGTCGCCGCTGACGATGATGGCGTCTGGCTTGGCGTCCCTGATCGCCTGGCGCAGCGTGCTGCCGTCGGTCGGGTCGCCGTCGAGATAGCGAATCGTCAGCCGGTCGCGTACCCAGCCGGGTACGCTCCGGGAACGCCGCGAATCCGGGGTCTGGCTCAACGACGTGACATGGAACCGCGCGGCCGGGGCGAGGGCGAGTTCCCGCAACAGTGCCACGATCCGGCTATTGAAGCCAACGACCAGAACCGTGCGGACCTCGAGGTCGGTCATCGAGGGGATCTCGCCCGCCCATGCCGGTGTATCGGTGGTGGGCACCTCCCGGAGCGCGTCGGCGGCAGCCGTGTCCGCGGCGAAGACAATGACCGCGTCATCAGGGCCGAGAACCGTGCTCGGGTCCGGCGCGAGCAGGGACTGCGGCGACCCGTCACGAGTCGTCATGACACCGAGAGGCACTGCCGCGGCAAGGTGACCGATCAGGTCGCGGAAGGGGATCCCGGTCAACCGGTCGTCCCGCACCAGATGCAGTCCCGCTCCCTCGCCGCTGACCAGCAAGTTGCGCACAGCCTTCCCCCAGGCGGGTGCAGTCAACTCCAGCGCGAGCATGCCGGTGATGATCCGATCGACGACCACGTCATTGAAGTGCGGTGGGAGGATCGTCTTCGCCGCGTCGGCGTGCTCCCCCGCGTAGAGCACGACGCTCACCAGCGGCGTCGTGTCGGGTGGAGTGCCGTCCCCCTGGTTGAGATACCCGGCGAGCGTCGCCGCAGCCTGCACGGCGTTGGCGTCAGCGGCGCCCAGGCTCGGGTCGATCGTCCCCGCGCCGCTGATCACGATGGCGTAGGCGTCCCGCGCCGCGGCGCGCTCGTAGCTTTCAGGCTGCAGAACATTCCCGAAGGTGATCTGCGTCGTCGTCGAGGGGATCGCCTGGTGCAGCAGATTTTGAAGCTGGGCGCGACGGTCGCGCAGGCTGTCCGGTGCCAGCACCACGATGCTGCGAAAGGGCGTCGGTTCCCCGCCCAGGAGATGTGGCTGGAGGTAGTCGAGCGTCTGGAGGATGTCGGGGGTGGTGTCGTCCCAGCCGACGAAGAGGAGGTGCTGGCGCACGTCCACCGGGAGGTCCGCGCTGGCCAGACGCTCGAGCGACCGTTCGACGACCTCAGTTGCCAGCGTGACGAGGATGCCGACCAGGATGATCAACCCGGCGGCCACCAGGGCGAGACCCACGAGGCGTTGAGCCCATCCCCTATCCTCATTTAGCGCGCCGGGATCGAACAGGTGGTCCATCGTCCACCAGAGCGCGTCATCATAGGAGGAAAAGGCGTCAAGGCTGAAGTACATCACCGTGTTGCCCGCGACTGTGACGATGACGATCCCGGCGAGCAGCAGGATGATCCTGCCCGCCAGGGTGGCCACCTGCCGCTGGAGCCAGACGCCGACCCGCTGGCGTCGCTTCTGCCGGTGCTTCGATGCTCTGCTCGACATGGCAGCCTCGCCCTGGGCGTGTGACGCGTCATGCGTCATGCGTCATGCGTCATGCGTCATGCGTCATGCGTTCTGCGTCGCGGGTCATTGGTCAGGCAGTGTTACTGTCGTCCCCGGCCTCACCCGTGGGCCAGGGCACGCGCTGCGTTCAGGGCCGCATCGGGGTCAGGCATCCCTCGGATCGGTGCGACATCCACGTATCGCACGACGCGGTCGCGATCGACGATGATGATCGCGCGGTGCGAAATGTTGCGGTAGCCGATGAACTCGTCGAGCGTGATCCCGAGGGCGGTCATCCCTTCGCGGTTGAAGTCGCTCAGCATCGGGAAGGTGAGTCCCAACTCCTTCGCCCATGCCGCGGCGGCGAAGTGCGTGTCGACGCTCAAGCCGTAGACCTCGACACCCGACCGACGAAACTCGTCGATCCTGTCCTGCAACGAGGACATCTCGTTGACTCAGCCACTGGAAAACGCGAAGTAGTAGTATGCCAGGACGGCCGGGCGGTCCTGGACCAGCTCCGAGAGCCGCACCTGCTTGCGGTCCGTGGTAATGACCGTGAAGTCCGGCGCGGTCTGGCCGACAGTGACGGTCATGCTTCACCCCTTCCGTACCGCCGGCTATAGGGGCAGGGTTCCTTTGTGTTTGCCCTGCATCG
This genomic window from Sphaerobacter thermophilus DSM 20745 contains:
- a CDS encoding redoxin domain-containing protein, giving the protein MTVTVGQTAPDFTVITTDRKQVRLSELVQDRPAVLAYYYFAFSSG
- a CDS encoding redoxin domain-containing protein codes for the protein MSSLQDRIDEFRRSGVEVYGLSVDTHFAAAAWAKELGLTFPMLSDFNREGMTALGITLDEFIGYRNISHRAIIIVDRDRVVRYVDVAPIRGMPDPDAALNAARALAHG